From Candidatus Sericytochromatia bacterium, one genomic window encodes:
- a CDS encoding GTP-binding protein, whose protein sequence is MARQKFERNKTHVNIGTIGHVDHGKTTLTAAITMTLAALGQAEAKRYDEIDAAPEEKARGITINTAHVEYET, encoded by the coding sequence ATGGCACGGCAAAAATTCGAGCGTAATAAAACGCACGTGAACATCGGCACCATCGGGCACGTCGACCACGGCAAGACCACGTTGACGGCCGCGATCACGATGACGTTGGCCGCGTTGGGCCAGGCGGAAGCAAAGCGTTACGACGAGATCGACGCGGCGCCGGAAGAGAAGGCTCGCGGTATCACGATCAACACGGCTCACGTGGAGTACGAGACGG